Proteins co-encoded in one Pseudorhizobium banfieldiae genomic window:
- a CDS encoding ABC transporter ATP-binding protein, which produces MAPLILNSLEKRFANAAPAVRDLSLTVRQGRFLALLGPSGCGKTTVLRMIAGFEQPTDGSILLGERLLADAATMLPPERRNMAMVFQSYALWPHMTVAENVGYPLKVRGVVREKARQKVREALSAVRLEAYADRRPAALSGGQRQRVALARCLVTEPDVVLLDEPLANLDRHLRQEMEETFREFHARSGATMIYVTHDQSEAMALATDVAVMSEGRLLQVAPPEEIYARPEGRVVGGLVGQGSILSVRSNPGASRRLEWLHLREAILGCDRSQPQVDVLVRPQDVVLDAAGIEAEVTSAFFEGERYALRLQIAGGQSLRAFSRHPLRQGEIVRVVLQSGWRL; this is translated from the coding sequence ATGGCGCCGCTGATCCTCAACAGCCTCGAGAAGCGCTTTGCCAATGCTGCCCCGGCGGTGCGGGATCTTTCGCTGACCGTCCGGCAGGGCCGCTTCCTGGCATTGCTGGGGCCTTCCGGATGCGGCAAGACGACGGTGCTGCGGATGATCGCCGGCTTCGAGCAGCCGACCGATGGTTCCATCCTGCTTGGCGAGCGTCTGCTTGCCGACGCCGCCACGATGCTGCCGCCCGAGCGGCGCAACATGGCGATGGTTTTTCAATCCTACGCTCTTTGGCCGCACATGACCGTGGCAGAGAATGTCGGCTATCCGCTGAAAGTGAGGGGCGTGGTGAGGGAGAAGGCGCGGCAGAAGGTGCGGGAGGCGCTGTCGGCAGTGCGGCTGGAGGCATATGCGGATCGGCGGCCGGCGGCCCTTTCAGGTGGGCAAAGGCAACGCGTGGCTCTGGCCCGCTGCCTCGTCACCGAACCGGATGTGGTTCTGCTCGACGAGCCGCTCGCCAATCTTGACCGGCACCTGCGACAGGAGATGGAGGAAACCTTCCGGGAGTTTCACGCGCGGTCTGGCGCTACGATGATCTACGTCACCCACGACCAGAGCGAGGCCATGGCGCTGGCGACCGACGTCGCGGTCATGTCCGAGGGGCGGCTGCTGCAGGTCGCGCCGCCGGAGGAGATCTATGCACGTCCGGAAGGCCGTGTGGTTGGCGGACTGGTGGGGCAGGGGTCGATCCTGTCGGTCCGCTCGAATCCGGGGGCAAGCCGGAGACTGGAATGGCTGCATCTGCGGGAAGCGATCCTCGGCTGTGACAGGAGCCAGCCGCAGGTCGATGTTCTGGTGCGGCCGCAGGACGTGGTGCTTGATGCGGCCGGGATCGAAGCAGAGGTCACCTCTGCCTTCTTCGAGGGCGAGCGCTACGCGCTGCGGCTGCAGATTGCGGGCGGCCAGTCACTGCGCGCATTCTCAAGACACCCGTTGCGACAGGGGGAGATCGTTCGGGTGGTGCTTCAGTCCGGGTGGCGGTTGTAA
- a CDS encoding PaaX family transcriptional regulator C-terminal domain-containing protein: protein MTSDTDPIADLARDLRLNAAAFIVTIYGDVVVPRGGVLWTGTLIDLCARVGINESLVRTAVSRLVAARQLQGERIGRRSYYRLDASARAAFDQAAGLLYGQDVPARGWQVIHAPELSPEEGRRQRLGHMGGAVFIRPDRGQAAPSGALTLHAVDSDDPAGLAQFWDLSALQAGYQEIIERFAPLERSISARTLSDADALMARLLLVHAYRHVLLRDPRLPQAALPSGWSGHDARDLFRRLYLRLTPAAERHIAARCEGEDGALPAQTVASRDRLLEPTI, encoded by the coding sequence ATGACAAGCGATACCGATCCGATTGCCGACCTTGCGCGCGACCTGCGGCTGAATGCTGCGGCATTCATCGTCACGATCTATGGTGACGTAGTCGTGCCGCGCGGGGGCGTGCTCTGGACCGGCACCCTGATCGATCTCTGCGCCCGCGTCGGCATCAACGAGTCGCTGGTGCGGACCGCCGTGTCGCGGCTGGTTGCCGCGCGCCAGCTTCAGGGGGAGCGGATCGGCCGGCGCAGCTACTACCGGCTGGATGCCTCTGCGCGGGCGGCCTTCGACCAGGCGGCCGGGTTGCTCTATGGGCAGGATGTCCCGGCCCGTGGGTGGCAGGTTATCCATGCTCCGGAACTTTCTCCGGAGGAGGGGCGGCGGCAGCGACTGGGACATATGGGCGGTGCCGTCTTCATCCGGCCGGATCGCGGGCAGGCCGCACCTTCCGGCGCACTGACACTGCATGCCGTCGATTCCGACGACCCAGCGGGTCTTGCCCAATTCTGGGATCTCTCCGCCCTGCAGGCCGGTTATCAGGAGATCATCGAACGCTTCGCGCCGCTCGAGCGGTCGATATCCGCCCGCACCTTGTCGGACGCGGATGCTCTGATGGCGCGGCTGCTGCTCGTGCACGCCTATCGGCATGTGCTTCTGCGCGACCCGCGTCTACCGCAGGCGGCGCTGCCGTCCGGCTGGAGCGGCCATGATGCGCGGGACCTGTTCCGCCGGCTGTACCTGCGCCTCACGCCTGCCGCGGAACGCCATATCGCCGCCCGGTGCGAAGGGGAGGATGGGGCGCTGCCGGCACAGACTGTAGCCAGTAGGGATCGCCTTCTCGAGCCAACTATCTGA
- the paaD gene encoding 1,2-phenylacetyl-CoA epoxidase subunit PaaD, translated as MEQERKPDTEEVWRWLSDVPDPEIPVISVTDLGIVRQVNWEDDTLVVKVTPTYSGCPATSIINLDIENALRSHGIDRIRIERQLSPAWTSDWINADAREKLRAYGIAPPIDGTAADGRLLGRVARLSGRSNMTVACPRCGSTNTEKISQFGSTPCKASYRCKDCLEPFDYFKCI; from the coding sequence ATGGAACAGGAGCGCAAGCCCGATACCGAGGAGGTTTGGCGCTGGCTGTCCGATGTGCCCGACCCGGAAATCCCCGTGATCAGCGTCACGGATCTGGGGATCGTCCGGCAGGTGAACTGGGAGGATGACACCCTGGTTGTCAAGGTCACGCCCACCTATTCGGGCTGTCCGGCGACCAGCATCATCAACCTCGACATCGAGAACGCCCTGCGCAGCCACGGCATCGACAGGATCCGCATCGAGCGTCAGCTGTCGCCAGCCTGGACGTCCGACTGGATCAACGCCGACGCGCGCGAAAAGCTGCGCGCCTACGGCATCGCACCGCCCATCGACGGTACTGCCGCCGACGGGCGCCTACTGGGACGGGTCGCGCGACTTTCGGGTCGTTCCAACATGACCGTTGCATGTCCGCGGTGCGGATCGACGAATACCGAGAAGATCAGCCAGTTCGGCTCGACACCCTGCAAGGCGAGCTATCGCTGCAAGGACTGCCTGGAACCCTTTGACTATTTCAAGTGCATCTGA
- a CDS encoding ABC transporter substrate-binding protein gives MNKIVSAISTLAATALLAGAVEAADLVIYTSQPNEDAQATVDGFKVANPGLEVEWVRDGTPKIMAKLMAEIEAGNPVADVLLIADTVTLERMKQAGQLLAYRSPEAKNLDASLYDADGHYYSTKLITTGIMYNTQAGMKPASWKDLAKPEAKGLVAMPSPLTSGAALIHAQTLTGVNGLGWDYYRQLKDNGAIAAGGNGAVLKSVASGEKAYGVVVDYLPIREKAKGAPVEFVFPEEGVSAVTEPVAILSSTKHQEAARKFIDYILSDEGQKVQLDLGYIPAHDGLGVPAGFPPREEIKVLPLNAADALKNSEQDLKSFSDIFDTAG, from the coding sequence ATGAACAAGATCGTCTCAGCAATCTCCACTCTTGCAGCCACAGCCCTGCTTGCGGGCGCTGTCGAGGCCGCGGATCTCGTGATCTATACAAGCCAGCCGAACGAGGACGCGCAGGCCACCGTCGACGGTTTCAAGGTCGCCAATCCCGGTCTCGAGGTCGAATGGGTTCGCGACGGCACACCGAAGATCATGGCGAAGCTCATGGCCGAGATCGAGGCCGGAAATCCGGTCGCAGACGTCCTGCTGATCGCCGATACCGTAACGCTCGAGCGGATGAAGCAGGCGGGGCAGCTGCTTGCCTACAGGTCGCCGGAGGCGAAGAATCTGGATGCGTCCCTCTACGACGCCGATGGTCACTACTACTCCACGAAGCTGATCACCACCGGCATCATGTACAACACCCAGGCCGGCATGAAGCCGGCAAGCTGGAAGGACCTTGCCAAGCCGGAAGCCAAGGGCCTCGTTGCCATGCCGAGCCCGCTGACGTCGGGTGCGGCCCTCATCCATGCCCAGACGCTGACCGGTGTCAACGGCCTGGGCTGGGACTACTACCGGCAGCTCAAGGACAATGGTGCCATCGCCGCCGGCGGCAACGGCGCCGTGCTGAAGTCGGTCGCCTCGGGCGAGAAGGCCTATGGCGTGGTCGTCGACTACCTGCCGATCCGCGAAAAGGCCAAGGGGGCGCCGGTCGAATTCGTGTTCCCGGAAGAGGGTGTTTCGGCCGTGACCGAGCCGGTCGCAATCCTGTCCTCCACGAAACATCAGGAAGCTGCCAGGAAGTTCATCGACTACATCCTCTCGGACGAGGGCCAGAAGGTGCAGCTCGACCTCGGCTATATCCCGGCCCATGATGGTCTCGGCGTTCCGGCTGGCTTCCCGCCGCGCGAGGAGATCAAGGTTCTGCCGCTCAATGCTGCAGATGCCCTGAAGAACTCGGAACAGGATCTGAAGTCCTTCTCCGATATCTTCGACACCGCCGGCTGA
- the paaB gene encoding 1,2-phenylacetyl-CoA epoxidase subunit PaaB gives MSNEWPLWEVFIRGQHGLNHRHVGSLHAPDAEMAIRNARDVYTRRNEGVSIWVVRSNDITASSPSDKGPLFEPSNAKVYRHPTFFDIPGEVGHM, from the coding sequence ATGTCCAACGAATGGCCCCTTTGGGAAGTTTTCATCCGCGGCCAGCATGGCCTGAACCATCGCCATGTCGGCAGCCTGCACGCGCCCGACGCGGAAATGGCCATCCGCAACGCCCGCGACGTCTACACGCGCCGCAACGAGGGAGTCTCGATCTGGGTCGTGCGCTCGAACGACATCACCGCCTCCAGCCCGTCCGACAAGGGACCGCTGTTCGAGCCGTCGAACGCCAAGGTCTACCGTCACCCGACCTTCTTCGACATCCCGGGCGAAGTGGGGCACATGTGA
- the paaC gene encoding 1,2-phenylacetyl-CoA epoxidase subunit PaaC — protein MATAVDQSAFFDWLQRIGDNALVLGHRVSEWCGHSPVLEEDIALANQALDLIGQCQLWLGLAGEVEGKGRSADNLAYLRDAADFRNVLLVERPNGDFGQTLMRQFLFDAFHINLLRALKTSTDKRVVDIAAKAEKEVAYHLERSADLVIRLGDGTAESHRRMEKALKALWPYTGEMFHDDAVDVAMAEAGIAPLPSSLRTAWEATVKAVLSEATLPYPDTVWQHGIAGAGGGKKGVHSEHLGFILAEMQFLQRAYPGSVW, from the coding sequence ATGGCGACCGCCGTTGATCAGTCCGCATTCTTCGACTGGCTGCAGCGCATCGGCGACAATGCGCTGGTGCTGGGGCACCGCGTGTCGGAATGGTGCGGCCATTCTCCCGTCCTCGAAGAGGATATCGCGCTGGCCAACCAGGCCCTCGACCTGATCGGCCAGTGTCAGCTGTGGCTCGGCTTGGCCGGTGAAGTCGAAGGCAAGGGCCGCAGCGCCGACAATCTCGCCTATCTGCGCGATGCGGCGGATTTCCGCAACGTGCTGCTGGTCGAGCGCCCGAACGGCGATTTCGGCCAGACGCTGATGCGCCAGTTCCTGTTCGACGCCTTTCACATCAACCTCCTGCGGGCGCTGAAGACCTCGACAGACAAGCGCGTCGTCGATATCGCGGCCAAGGCGGAGAAGGAAGTTGCCTACCATCTGGAACGGTCGGCCGACCTGGTCATCCGGCTGGGCGACGGTACGGCGGAAAGCCATCGACGCATGGAGAAGGCCCTGAAGGCACTCTGGCCCTATACGGGCGAGATGTTCCATGATGATGCCGTCGACGTCGCAATGGCCGAAGCGGGGATCGCACCCTTGCCGTCATCGCTGCGGACCGCTTGGGAGGCTACCGTCAAGGCCGTGCTCTCCGAAGCCACGCTTCCCTATCCGGACACGGTCTGGCAGCACGGGATCGCCGGCGCGGGTGGCGGCAAGAAGGGCGTCCACTCGGAGCATCTCGGCTTCATCCTGGCGGAGATGCAGTTCCTGCAGCGCGCCTATCCGGGTAGCGTCTGGTAA
- a CDS encoding ABC transporter permease yields MPSSAYSRNSQPRWLFPFVAIVIVVLSVLPLARLAVTGIASTLKGDAGRLLADPALWDATLNTLTTSFLGVVAAAILGGSFAVLLTLFDVRGRNALGFLFMLPMMIPPQVTALSWIGLTGPSSTLLKAIGMAPPLGSPQPLYSIGGIALLFGVQHAPLVYLAMRAGLLALPKEGVEAARLSGASSWRVLIDIVLPLAMPGLVAGAAIAFVSGVGNFGIPAILGIPASIYTLPTLIYSKFGSFGPMTFSDISIISALITLLALVGRSVETRVLRGRDFRTIGHSGQAELFTLGRHRRAVEVLLWGLTYVILVLPFLALLASSLAPAYGVPLTVETATLHAYEEVLLRQSVTRTAFANSLTLALASALGLLLISVLLGYYIVQTRSRLAGLVGALAEIPYALPGIVLAVAFILLFAAPLPVLGVSIYGTAWIILIAYLSSFLAVSLKPVVSAYRQLDPSLEEAARLAGAGFSRRMRDVMVPMIAPAAGSSVILVFLIACNELTISALLWSAGTQTLGVAIYNLDDSGSFNLAAALSVLVVLLVVVLMLFLELMARRLPVGALPWRR; encoded by the coding sequence ATGCCATCCTCGGCTTATTCCAGAAACAGCCAGCCGCGCTGGCTGTTTCCTTTTGTCGCCATAGTCATCGTTGTCCTCAGCGTTCTGCCGCTTGCCCGGCTTGCCGTGACCGGCATCGCCTCCACACTGAAAGGCGATGCGGGACGATTGCTTGCCGACCCGGCGCTCTGGGACGCCACGCTCAACACGTTGACGACATCCTTCCTCGGGGTGGTGGCAGCGGCCATCCTCGGCGGAAGCTTTGCCGTCCTGCTGACGCTGTTCGACGTACGGGGCAGGAATGCCCTCGGCTTCCTGTTCATGCTGCCGATGATGATCCCGCCGCAGGTGACGGCGCTCTCCTGGATCGGCCTGACAGGCCCATCGAGCACGCTGCTCAAGGCAATCGGAATGGCGCCGCCGCTCGGCAGCCCACAGCCGCTCTATTCCATCGGCGGGATCGCGCTCCTTTTCGGGGTCCAGCATGCGCCGCTCGTCTACCTGGCCATGCGGGCCGGCCTGCTCGCGTTGCCCAAGGAGGGCGTCGAGGCGGCACGGCTTTCGGGGGCTTCCTCCTGGCGCGTGCTGATCGACATCGTCCTGCCGCTCGCCATGCCCGGGCTCGTCGCCGGTGCGGCGATCGCATTCGTCTCCGGCGTCGGCAATTTCGGAATCCCGGCAATCCTCGGTATTCCTGCCTCGATCTATACGCTGCCGACGCTGATCTATTCTAAGTTTGGGAGCTTCGGGCCGATGACCTTCTCCGATATCTCCATCATCTCAGCCCTGATCACGCTCCTTGCACTCGTCGGGCGGTCGGTGGAGACGCGCGTCTTGCGGGGACGCGATTTCCGCACCATCGGCCACTCCGGGCAAGCTGAACTCTTCACTCTCGGTCGCCATCGCCGGGCGGTGGAAGTGCTTCTCTGGGGTCTGACCTATGTCATCCTCGTCCTGCCGTTCCTGGCGCTTCTGGCAAGCTCGCTCGCGCCGGCCTACGGTGTGCCGCTGACGGTGGAAACGGCGACGCTGCACGCTTACGAGGAGGTGCTGCTGCGGCAGTCGGTGACGCGGACTGCCTTTGCGAATTCCCTCACGCTGGCACTCGCGAGCGCACTTGGGCTGCTGCTGATCTCCGTACTGCTCGGGTACTATATCGTTCAGACAAGGAGCCGGCTGGCGGGCCTGGTTGGCGCGCTCGCCGAGATACCCTATGCCCTGCCGGGCATCGTGCTGGCGGTTGCCTTCATCCTGCTCTTCGCTGCTCCGTTGCCTGTTCTTGGTGTCTCGATCTACGGAACTGCCTGGATCATCCTCATCGCCTATCTTTCCAGCTTCCTTGCGGTCAGCCTCAAGCCGGTCGTCAGCGCCTACCGGCAGCTCGACCCGTCGCTGGAAGAGGCAGCTCGCCTTGCCGGCGCCGGCTTTTCCCGGCGAATGCGTGATGTGATGGTGCCTATGATCGCCCCGGCGGCAGGTTCATCGGTGATCTTGGTCTTCCTGATCGCCTGCAACGAATTGACCATATCGGCGCTGCTGTGGTCGGCGGGGACGCAAACCCTCGGGGTCGCTATCTACAATCTCGACGACAGCGGCAGCTTCAATCTCGCTGCAGCGCTCTCGGTGCTGGTCGTCCTTCTGGTGGTTGTCCTCATGCTCTTTCTCGAACTGATGGCGCGCCGTCTGCCCGTCGGAGCCCTGCCATGGCGCCGCTGA
- a CDS encoding endonuclease/exonuclease/phosphatase family protein produces the protein MTVRLATFNIENLITRFDFSGFRNQLRRDRVMRLYDVGSKDAYEQMEQARVVASTDDTRQLSALAIADADAEILCLQEVDNMPALHAFEYGYLFRMVGHGYMQKYLVEGNDSRGIDVAVLMREKTRHGQPIELVDIRSNAMLTYADLDLFNEALAETVKPHDKVFKRDCLELDLKIGGRPLTLYVVHFKSMGNAREPGDGRISTMAVRSAEAAAVRRIIEDRFGASHAAKKNFAICGDMNDYQEKVIVTGSRRLGYRFDHVREDMSALDVFSADGFAVNPVERRAELDRWTLYHARGPEEQHLCQLDYIWLSPALAARNATAVPEIVRGGQPYRTPFPPGQEVERFPRIGWDRPKASDHCPVVMELSL, from the coding sequence ATGACCGTCCGCCTCGCCACCTTCAACATCGAGAACCTCATCACCCGCTTTGATTTCTCGGGATTCCGCAACCAGTTGCGTCGGGATCGCGTCATGCGTCTCTATGACGTCGGAAGCAAGGACGCCTATGAGCAGATGGAGCAGGCGCGGGTCGTGGCATCGACCGATGATACGCGACAGCTCTCCGCGCTCGCAATCGCCGACGCCGATGCCGAGATCCTCTGCCTGCAGGAGGTGGACAACATGCCCGCCCTGCACGCCTTCGAATACGGCTACCTCTTCCGGATGGTCGGACATGGTTACATGCAGAAGTACCTGGTTGAGGGCAATGATTCCCGTGGCATCGACGTGGCGGTGCTGATGCGCGAGAAGACGCGTCACGGGCAGCCGATCGAACTCGTGGACATCCGCAGCAACGCCATGCTCACATATGCCGACCTCGATCTCTTCAATGAGGCGCTGGCGGAAACCGTCAAGCCGCACGACAAGGTCTTCAAGCGTGATTGCCTGGAGCTTGACCTGAAGATCGGCGGGCGTCCGCTGACGCTCTATGTCGTGCATTTCAAGTCGATGGGCAATGCGCGGGAGCCGGGCGACGGGCGGATCAGTACCATGGCGGTGCGTTCGGCCGAGGCGGCCGCAGTGCGCAGAATCATCGAGGATCGTTTCGGCGCCAGCCATGCGGCAAAGAAGAATTTCGCGATCTGCGGCGACATGAACGATTATCAGGAGAAGGTGATCGTCACCGGCAGCCGTCGCCTGGGCTACAGGTTCGACCATGTTCGCGAGGACATGAGCGCGCTGGACGTGTTTTCGGCAGATGGCTTTGCGGTCAACCCGGTTGAGCGGCGCGCCGAACTTGATCGCTGGACCCTCTATCATGCCCGCGGCCCCGAGGAGCAGCACCTCTGCCAGCTCGACTACATCTGGTTGTCCCCGGCGCTCGCGGCACGCAACGCTACGGCGGTACCTGAAATCGTCCGCGGCGGTCAGCCCTACCGGACGCCGTTTCCGCCTGGACAAGAGGTCGAGCGGTTTCCGCGGATCGGCTGGGACCGTCCCAAGGCGTCCGATCATTGCCCGGTGGTGATGGAACTGAGCCTCTAG
- the paaA gene encoding 1,2-phenylacetyl-CoA epoxidase subunit PaaA, which yields MYAQMVKAEGAKAREEMTPEEQAFQDRIDRGEKIEPKEWMPEGYRKTLIRQIGQHAHSEIVGQLPEGNWITRAPTLERKQILLAKVQDEAGHGLYLYSAAETLGVSRDELIELLHSGKMKYSSIFNYPTLNWADIGAVGWLVDGAAIMNQVPLQRTSYGPYSRAMIRICKEESFHQRQGYDILMKMCLQGTPEQKAMAQDALNRFWYPSLMMFGPSDKDSVHSAQSMQWKIKINTNDELRQKFVDQTVPQAEYLGLTIPDPNLKWNGEKGGYDFSEPDWTEFFEVIAGNGPCNAERMEARVTAWKDGAWFREGLLAHAQKEGALRASAKVAAE from the coding sequence ATGTACGCACAGATGGTAAAGGCCGAAGGCGCCAAGGCGCGCGAGGAGATGACGCCGGAAGAACAGGCTTTCCAGGACCGCATCGACCGGGGTGAGAAGATCGAGCCCAAGGAGTGGATGCCGGAAGGCTACCGCAAGACGCTCATCCGCCAGATCGGCCAGCACGCCCACAGCGAGATCGTTGGCCAGCTGCCGGAGGGCAACTGGATCACCCGCGCTCCGACGCTGGAGCGCAAGCAGATCCTGCTTGCCAAGGTCCAGGACGAAGCAGGCCACGGCCTCTACCTCTATTCGGCAGCGGAGACGCTCGGTGTCAGCCGCGACGAGCTGATCGAACTCCTGCACAGCGGCAAGATGAAATACTCGTCGATCTTCAACTATCCGACCCTGAACTGGGCCGATATCGGCGCGGTCGGTTGGCTGGTCGATGGGGCTGCGATCATGAACCAGGTGCCGCTGCAGCGGACCAGCTATGGTCCCTACAGCCGCGCCATGATCCGCATCTGCAAGGAGGAATCCTTCCACCAGCGCCAGGGCTACGACATCCTGATGAAGATGTGCCTGCAGGGCACGCCGGAGCAGAAGGCGATGGCGCAGGATGCATTGAACCGCTTCTGGTATCCGTCGCTGATGATGTTCGGCCCGTCGGACAAGGACTCGGTGCATTCGGCCCAGTCCATGCAGTGGAAGATCAAGATCAACACCAATGATGAACTGCGCCAGAAGTTCGTCGACCAGACCGTGCCGCAGGCCGAATACCTGGGCCTGACCATCCCTGATCCGAACCTGAAGTGGAACGGGGAGAAGGGCGGCTATGACTTCAGCGAGCCGGACTGGACGGAGTTCTTCGAGGTGATCGCCGGCAACGGCCCATGCAACGCCGAGCGCATGGAAGCGCGCGTCACGGCCTGGAAAGACGGCGCCTGGTTCCGCGAGGGGCTGCTCGCCCACGCGCAGAAGGAAGGGGCGCTTCGCGCCAGCGCGAAGGTCGCCGCAGAGTGA
- a CDS encoding PhzF family phenazine biosynthesis protein → MARRYGIYDVFTDQVLAGNPLAIIFDGDDLDDETMQAVAREMNLSETVFVQRATNAAHAASLRIFTPARELPFAGHPTVGTAVALAELQRGHEGDIDMVCVLEEKVGPVRCAVRLREHAASFAEFDLPRTPTKVDLPLDMQGLADALSLQVGAIGFENHRASIWSAGVPFIMIPVHGRTEVDSLEFDPGLWEKVAPFADGGLAAAYVYCRGGTHHHAKFHARMFSPDMGITEDPATGSAVAALAGAVHHFDALPDGHHPLLVEQGVQMGRPSYIHLHIDVKEGRIARARIGGEAVRLARGTLEL, encoded by the coding sequence ATGGCGCGCCGCTACGGGATTTACGACGTGTTCACGGACCAGGTTCTTGCGGGTAACCCGTTGGCGATCATTTTCGACGGTGACGATCTCGACGACGAGACGATGCAGGCGGTCGCCCGCGAAATGAACCTGTCGGAGACTGTCTTCGTCCAGAGGGCGACCAATGCCGCCCATGCTGCGAGCCTGAGGATCTTCACGCCGGCGCGAGAACTTCCGTTCGCAGGCCACCCGACCGTCGGCACTGCCGTGGCGCTGGCGGAGTTGCAGCGAGGGCATGAAGGCGACATCGACATGGTCTGCGTGCTGGAGGAGAAGGTCGGGCCCGTGCGCTGTGCGGTGCGGCTTCGCGAGCACGCCGCGAGCTTCGCGGAATTCGACCTGCCGAGAACGCCCACCAAGGTCGATCTTCCGCTGGATATGCAGGGGCTCGCCGATGCGCTCAGCCTGCAGGTCGGTGCGATCGGTTTCGAGAACCACCGTGCCTCGATCTGGAGCGCGGGGGTGCCGTTCATCATGATACCGGTTCACGGCCGAACAGAGGTCGACAGCCTGGAGTTCGATCCCGGTCTCTGGGAAAAGGTTGCCCCCTTCGCAGATGGCGGCCTCGCGGCTGCCTATGTGTACTGTCGGGGCGGGACGCATCATCATGCGAAGTTCCACGCGCGCATGTTCTCTCCCGACATGGGGATTACGGAGGACCCGGCGACAGGCTCTGCCGTTGCCGCGCTTGCCGGTGCCGTCCATCATTTCGATGCGCTGCCCGACGGCCATCACCCGCTTCTGGTGGAGCAGGGCGTCCAGATGGGCCGTCCTTCCTACATTCACCTGCACATCGACGTGAAGGAAGGGCGCATCGCCCGGGCCCGCATCGGGGGCGAGGCCGTGCGGCTGGCCCGGGGGACACTGGAGCTCTGA
- the pcaF gene encoding 3-oxoadipyl-CoA thiolase — protein MRNAYICDAVRTPIGRYGGALAQVRADDLAALPLKALMTRNPGVDWSAVDDLVYGCANQAGEDNRNVGRMAALLAGMPVVVPGTTVNRLCGSGMDAIGMAARAIKAGDCDFVIAGGVESMSRAPFIMPKAETAFSRSNAVYDTTIGWRFVNPRMKAEFGIDSMPQTADNVAADFAVSRADQDAFAARSQARWAAAQAAGLFADEIVPVTIPQKKGDPVVVDTDEHPRPGTTVEQLSRLKGVNGPDLSVTAGNASGVNDGAAALAVLSEQAASAQGLTPKARIVAMAAAGVEPRIMGIGPAPAAKKVLARAGLTIEQMDVMELNEAFASQALATLRDLGLPDDAPHVNPNGGAIALGHPLGMSGARLVMTAMYQLHRTGGRYALCTMCIGVGQGIAMIVERV, from the coding sequence ATGCGTAACGCCTATATCTGTGATGCGGTCCGGACGCCGATCGGGCGCTATGGCGGCGCTCTGGCGCAGGTGCGCGCCGACGATCTCGCCGCACTGCCCCTGAAGGCTCTGATGACGCGTAATCCGGGCGTCGACTGGTCGGCCGTGGACGACCTCGTCTATGGCTGCGCCAACCAGGCAGGCGAAGACAATCGCAATGTCGGCCGCATGGCCGCTCTCCTTGCCGGGATGCCGGTCGTCGTTCCGGGCACCACCGTCAACCGGCTGTGTGGTTCGGGCATGGATGCAATCGGGATGGCAGCCCGTGCGATCAAGGCGGGCGATTGTGATTTCGTCATCGCCGGTGGTGTCGAGAGCATGAGCCGTGCACCTTTCATCATGCCGAAGGCCGAGACCGCTTTCTCGCGCTCAAATGCCGTCTACGACACCACGATCGGCTGGCGCTTCGTCAATCCCAGGATGAAGGCGGAGTTCGGCATCGATTCCATGCCGCAGACCGCCGACAATGTGGCCGCCGATTTCGCGGTCAGCCGCGCCGACCAGGATGCTTTTGCTGCCCGCAGCCAGGCGCGCTGGGCGGCTGCGCAGGCGGCCGGGCTATTCGCCGACGAGATCGTGCCGGTTACCATTCCCCAGAAGAAGGGCGATCCCGTCGTCGTCGATACCGACGAGCATCCGCGTCCCGGTACGACCGTGGAGCAACTGTCCAGGCTCAAGGGCGTGAACGGCCCTGACCTCAGCGTGACGGCCGGCAATGCGTCCGGGGTCAACGATGGCGCGGCAGCGCTTGCCGTCCTTTCCGAGCAGGCGGCGTCGGCACAGGGGCTGACGCCGAAGGCGCGGATCGTCGCCATGGCGGCCGCCGGCGTGGAGCCGCGGATCATGGGCATCGGCCCGGCGCCAGCAGCGAAGAAGGTTCTGGCGCGCGCCGGCCTCACCATCGAGCAGATGGATGTGATGGAGTTGAACGAGGCTTTTGCCAGCCAGGCTCTGGCGACGCTGCGTGATCTCGGTCTGCCGGATGATGCGCCGCATGTGAACCCGAATGGAGGCGCCATCGCGCTTGGGCATCCCCTCGGGATGTCCGGCGCGCGCCTCGTGATGACCGCGATGTACCAGCTTCACCGCACCGGCGGACGCTATGCGCTCTGCACGATGTGCATCGGTGTGGGGCAGGGGATCGCCATGATAGTCGAACGCGTCTGA